Proteins from a genomic interval of Sphingobacterium lactis:
- a CDS encoding NADAR family protein has product MEANIRIYNFKDIITFAKTDGKFGELSNMSPGFTLFINEVNIQSSEILYQACKFSLFPSIQEEIIKTQNPMDAKKISRRYQQYVRQDWEKIKFKVMRWCLEIKLIQNFDKFSELLLSTDNKIIVEFSKRDDVWGAVPTENKNILEGKNALGRLLMELRYKIQSGELNENSVIYPLAVSGFNLYDYPIEEIRNINYFINDLDEIYAY; this is encoded by the coding sequence ATGGAAGCGAACATAAGAATATATAATTTTAAAGATATAATTACGTTTGCTAAAACAGATGGCAAATTCGGAGAATTATCAAATATGTCTCCAGGGTTTACGTTGTTCATAAATGAGGTTAATATTCAAAGTTCTGAAATATTATATCAAGCTTGTAAATTTTCATTATTTCCTAGCATTCAAGAAGAAATAATTAAAACACAAAATCCGATGGACGCAAAAAAAATTAGTCGAAGATACCAACAATATGTGCGCCAAGATTGGGAAAAAATAAAATTCAAGGTAATGAGATGGTGCCTTGAAATTAAACTTATTCAGAATTTTGATAAATTCTCTGAACTATTGTTATCTACTGATAATAAAATTATTGTGGAATTCTCTAAAAGAGATGATGTTTGGGGGGCTGTTCCAACTGAAAATAAAAATATTCTCGAAGGGAAAAATGCTTTAGGTAGATTACTAATGGAATTAAGATATAAAATTCAATCAGGTGAACTAAATGAAAATTCAGTAATTTATCCTCTAGCTGTCTCAGGATTTAATTTATATGATTATCCAATTGAAGAAATTAGAAATATAAATTATTTTATTAATGATTTGGACGAAATCTATGCATATTAA
- a CDS encoding nucleotide-binding domain-containing protein: MFNYNSKLNQFYNNRVRLKDIDKTLIRDYKNKNIQRIIKGIEKINKEENKLFPIPSFIEQGSIAMNTTNQSEDKDYDIDVAVIFPTDSISNNPLDARKLIAKAINKNNANFSKPAEARTNAVTVWYTEGYHVDFAIYRTFEEFNQTKFEHASTEWLDRNPKAITEWFIERVSTLSPNGFFTNVEKAQLRKIVRLLKRFCKSRLNWNLPGGFILSILAIECYSPNSTRDDISFIETLSNICNRLKYNRTIYNPIRAQIELTSKKSLQHQITRLSEKLDRFVSKSEVLYKNDCTEKKATEFYNWVFNIQEEAKNFSSIKEQSLIENSSISVSVHRDKSLGPILSNIPKQLRVHKKLWLRFTLNTKISPPFDVKWIVENDGDEARAIPDLGHETWEYNCNRQINFHWERAAYKGIHKLKAEIYKNNIKVDSQNFEVRIIK; this comes from the coding sequence ATGTTCAATTATAATTCAAAACTTAATCAATTTTATAACAATCGAGTTAGATTAAAGGATATTGATAAGACTTTAATTCGTGATTATAAAAACAAAAATATACAGCGAATAATTAAAGGAATTGAGAAAATAAATAAAGAGGAAAATAAATTATTTCCAATTCCTTCTTTCATAGAACAAGGAAGTATTGCTATGAATACAACAAATCAATCTGAAGATAAAGATTATGATATTGATGTAGCTGTTATATTTCCGACAGATTCCATTTCCAATAATCCATTAGACGCTAGAAAATTAATTGCTAAAGCAATTAATAAAAACAATGCTAACTTCAGTAAACCTGCCGAAGCAAGAACTAATGCAGTCACTGTATGGTACACTGAGGGATATCATGTTGACTTTGCAATCTACAGAACATTTGAAGAATTTAATCAAACTAAATTTGAACATGCTAGCACTGAATGGTTGGATCGTAATCCCAAAGCAATAACTGAGTGGTTTATTGAAAGAGTTTCTACATTAAGTCCTAATGGATTTTTTACTAACGTTGAAAAGGCTCAATTACGAAAAATTGTTCGTCTTCTAAAAAGATTTTGTAAATCTAGGCTTAACTGGAACTTACCTGGTGGCTTCATTTTATCTATACTTGCAATTGAATGCTATTCTCCTAATTCAACAAGAGATGATATTTCATTTATTGAAACATTATCAAATATCTGTAATAGATTAAAATATAATAGGACAATATATAACCCAATAAGGGCACAAATTGAACTTACTTCTAAAAAAAGTTTGCAACATCAAATAACTAGATTAAGTGAAAAATTAGATAGGTTTGTCTCAAAATCTGAAGTTCTATATAAAAATGATTGTACTGAGAAAAAAGCAACTGAATTTTATAATTGGGTCTTTAATATACAAGAAGAAGCAAAAAACTTCAGTAGTATCAAAGAACAATCATTAATTGAAAATAGTTCGATTTCAGTTTCTGTTCATAGAGATAAATCGTTAGGTCCCATATTATCAAATATACCTAAACAACTTAGAGTACATAAAAAATTATGGCTTAGATTTACGTTAAATACTAAAATTTCACCTCCATTTGATGTAAAATGGATAGTCGAAAATGATGGAGATGAAGCTAGAGCAATTCCTGACCTTGGACATGAAACATGGGAATATAATTGCAATAGACAAATAAATTTTCATTGGGAGAGAGCTGCTTATAAAGGAATACATAAATTAAAAGCTGAAATTTATAAGAATAATATTAAGGTTGATTCTCAAAATTTTGAAGTTCGAATCATAAAATAA
- a CDS encoding phosphoribosyltransferase-like protein, with amino-acid sequence MTELANNIYEIIKDYRNHDGINLTTEYIIDWANQFGEDAEIVLTELNKILPETYVSRNKAKQYLLSHIKAYLKLYSYTNVTTFLIDTHFINCQLAHKSQPAILNLLEEVLEENFQESYKKYLEYPKKNYIYYDDVLASGSTIGRHCVEFLTEKDEKGVTFAQKLESNEINFSISVFCVHIWGYEFQKFRISKTPTLSEKITKKINWFWNYEVQNHAKFNNQSLNIARPIKLANTKINSYLEGLEATKYEDYAFRKVNTPLKEVFFSSPENRIKFENIITEKGIDIIKMIQGELKPNIRPLGLINPNYKIFGLGTHFFTWRNIPNNSPLVYWWEVNGHDWKPLFPVANRG; translated from the coding sequence ATGACCGAATTAGCTAATAATATTTACGAAATTATTAAAGATTATAGAAATCACGATGGTATAAATCTTACAACAGAGTATATTATTGATTGGGCAAACCAATTTGGAGAAGATGCTGAAATAGTATTAACTGAATTAAATAAAATTTTACCCGAAACATATGTATCAAGAAATAAGGCTAAACAGTATTTATTAAGTCATATAAAAGCCTATTTAAAACTTTATTCTTATACAAACGTCACTACTTTTTTAATTGATACACACTTTATAAATTGTCAATTGGCACATAAAAGTCAACCAGCAATTTTAAATTTATTGGAAGAAGTCTTAGAAGAAAACTTTCAAGAATCATATAAAAAATACTTAGAATACCCTAAAAAAAATTATATCTATTACGATGATGTTCTTGCATCTGGTAGTACAATTGGGAGACATTGCGTAGAATTCTTAACAGAAAAAGATGAGAAAGGAGTAACATTTGCACAAAAATTAGAAAGCAATGAGATAAACTTTTCTATTAGTGTATTTTGTGTTCATATTTGGGGCTACGAATTTCAAAAGTTCAGAATTTCAAAAACTCCTACACTTTCCGAAAAAATAACAAAAAAAATAAATTGGTTTTGGAATTACGAGGTTCAAAATCACGCTAAATTTAATAATCAATCATTAAATATTGCTAGACCAATTAAATTAGCTAACACTAAGATAAATAGTTATTTGGAAGGACTTGAAGCTACAAAATATGAAGATTATGCCTTTCGAAAAGTCAATACTCCACTCAAAGAAGTATTTTTTTCATCACCTGAAAATAGAATTAAATTTGAAAATATAATTACAGAAAAAGGAATCGATATAATAAAAATGATACAAGGTGAACTTAAGCCAAACATAAGGCCTTTAGGATTAATTAATCCTAATTATAAAATATTTGGATTAGGTACACATTTTTTTACTTGGAGAAATATTCCCAACAATTCTCCGTTAGTATATTGGTGGGAAGTAAATGGTCACGATTGGAAACCGTTATTTCCCGTTGCAAATAGAGGTTAA
- a CDS encoding transposase — METIEREFEFAERTSKKQPFDKRLILHMLDQIELGVPRRDLMEQYGVSEVSLIRWMKKFGRQPIGAKRYTTELKRSVIRAVQDGMSAYRAGNTFDISCGTVSRWVREYKGKNTELSSPEPDDMANKKPVDPKEAEILALKKALEYANLKIRALDTMIDIAEEQLKIDIRKKSGAKRS; from the coding sequence ATGGAAACAATAGAAAGAGAGTTTGAGTTCGCTGAGCGGACCAGTAAGAAGCAGCCATTCGACAAGCGTTTGATCCTCCACATGCTGGATCAGATCGAACTTGGGGTCCCCCGCCGGGACCTGATGGAACAGTACGGTGTCTCCGAAGTGAGCCTGATCCGCTGGATGAAGAAGTTCGGGCGACAGCCCATTGGGGCAAAGCGGTATACCACCGAGCTGAAGCGTTCAGTGATCAGGGCGGTCCAGGACGGGATGAGCGCCTACCGGGCGGGGAACACCTTTGATATCTCCTGCGGTACGGTCTCCAGATGGGTCAGGGAATATAAGGGGAAAAATACCGAACTTAGTTCCCCAGAACCCGATGATATGGCCAACAAGAAACCCGTAGACCCCAAAGAGGCAGAGATCCTGGCCCTGAAGAAGGCCCTGGAATATGCAAACCTGAAGATCAGGGCATTGGATACCATGATCGATATTGCCGAGGAACAGCTCAAGATCGACATCAGAAAAAAGTCTGGTGCCAAGCGGTCGTAA
- a CDS encoding cupin domain-containing protein, which produces MESNSFMKYVANTSSMDWKPLVEENVDTRGIFYKVLHYDEEQKRPTTFILKFDEGASYPLHIHPGGEEAFILEGEAYFNETKLIKGDYLFTPKNYKHSVRSETGCQILFIVPEEVEIVKSK; this is translated from the coding sequence ATGGAATCAAATAGTTTTATGAAATATGTTGCGAATACTTCCTCGATGGATTGGAAGCCCTTGGTAGAGGAAAATGTTGATACACGAGGTATTTTTTACAAAGTCTTGCACTATGATGAAGAACAGAAAAGACCAACAACTTTTATTTTGAAGTTTGATGAAGGAGCATCGTATCCATTACACATTCATCCCGGTGGAGAAGAAGCATTTATTTTAGAAGGTGAAGCCTATTTTAATGAAACAAAACTAATCAAAGGTGATTATCTTTTTACACCTAAAAACTATAAGCATTCAGTTAGATCAGAAACAGGATGTCAGATTTTATTTATTGTTCCCGAAGAAGTTGAAATTGTAAAATCGAAATGA
- a CDS encoding SAVED domain-containing protein, whose protein sequence is MNLDKAFNKILSFLRPPIERWIVRSIIGAGIILITNGLQGFSWIIELFLHILEIESKKRLSENYSIDTINWTSIIFGLLLIAFGILLHSFYKKAEAKSNKPKKIFIAIIHKSIDDYIKPIYSKLDNFSSDEFQIHEIEIDQTMIYKNGTLEYPEASILYQNDILSRIKALTDNYRDFEIAYFGLAHIPLVWDLGNTIADKFEISYYEYNRSLSRWSKLERVNNETINFYTVDKLNSKNESRNGIIKIEISYEIENTEIFQVVENHKYFTTIKLNSTALDSIKYLNQIDSLSMTFRNELDRLINDSNIEYIHIFYAGPVSLGLSLSRKISKRTDPNIIVYNYTRNSIPKYKWALLMSNNNSEILKF, encoded by the coding sequence ATGAATTTAGATAAAGCTTTTAATAAAATTTTATCGTTTTTAAGACCACCAATCGAAAGATGGATTGTACGTTCTATTATTGGCGCAGGCATTATATTAATTACAAACGGTTTACAAGGATTTTCATGGATAATTGAGTTATTTTTACATATACTAGAGATTGAAAGTAAAAAAAGATTAAGTGAAAACTATTCAATTGATACTATAAACTGGACTTCAATTATTTTTGGACTTCTACTGATAGCATTTGGGATTTTACTACATTCATTTTACAAGAAAGCTGAAGCAAAATCTAACAAACCCAAAAAAATATTTATAGCAATAATTCATAAATCAATTGATGATTATATCAAGCCTATTTATTCAAAATTAGATAATTTTTCATCAGATGAGTTTCAAATTCATGAAATTGAAATTGACCAAACTATGATTTACAAAAATGGAACTTTAGAATATCCTGAAGCATCTATATTATACCAAAATGATATTTTATCAAGAATAAAAGCTCTTACAGATAATTATCGTGATTTTGAAATAGCCTATTTTGGTTTGGCTCACATTCCATTAGTATGGGATTTAGGTAATACAATTGCTGACAAGTTTGAAATTAGTTATTACGAGTACAATAGAAGTTTATCGAGGTGGTCTAAATTGGAAAGAGTTAATAATGAAACTATCAATTTTTATACAGTAGATAAACTAAATTCAAAAAACGAAAGTAGAAATGGAATTATAAAAATTGAAATTAGCTATGAAATTGAAAATACAGAAATTTTTCAAGTAGTGGAAAATCACAAGTATTTTACAACTATAAAATTAAACTCAACTGCCTTAGATAGTATAAAATATTTGAATCAAATTGACTCATTATCAATGACATTTAGGAATGAACTGGATAGACTTATTAATGATTCAAATATAGAATATATACACATTTTTTACGCTGGTCCGGTTTCACTTGGATTATCATTAAGTAGGAAGATTAGTAAAAGAACAGATCCTAATATTATAGTTTACAATTACACAAGAAATTCTATTCCTAAATACAAGTGGGCGCTTTTAATGTCTAATAATAATTCTGAAATTTTAAAATTTTAA
- a CDS encoding IS3 family transposase, producing the protein MGIRLICGLFGKTRHAYYDRQWRVQDVGLKDEIILQHVLRIRSEQKRIGTRKLLHMLAGPLQEHGIRIGRDYLFALMREHSLQIRVRKRKAVTTDSRHWMKKYRNLIKELAVERPEQVWVSDITYVQLNRRWGYLSLVTDAYSRKIVGWAFRGDLSAQGCIDALQMALQQRQYPGKGLIHHSDRGSQYCSKGYVDILRTNGIGVSMTENGDPYENAIAERVNGILKAEFDLYASQSGLRETTRKIRENIRVYNNLRPHASCDYLTPEQAHMRSGALRKRWRPKKYPIVQKEFV; encoded by the coding sequence ATGGGGATCCGTTTGATCTGCGGACTGTTTGGCAAAACAAGGCATGCGTACTATGACCGCCAGTGGCGGGTGCAGGATGTCGGACTGAAGGACGAGATCATCCTGCAGCACGTGCTGCGGATACGCAGCGAACAGAAGAGGATCGGTACCCGGAAGCTGCTCCATATGCTCGCCGGCCCCCTGCAGGAACATGGGATCAGGATCGGCCGCGACTATCTCTTCGCCCTGATGAGGGAGCATTCCCTACAGATCAGGGTCAGGAAGAGGAAGGCGGTCACCACCGATTCGCGGCACTGGATGAAGAAGTACAGAAACCTGATAAAGGAACTTGCGGTCGAGCGCCCCGAGCAGGTCTGGGTAAGCGACATCACCTATGTACAGCTCAACCGGCGCTGGGGATATCTGAGCCTGGTCACCGATGCCTATTCCAGAAAGATAGTGGGCTGGGCGTTCAGGGGCGACCTCTCGGCACAGGGATGTATCGATGCCCTGCAGATGGCACTGCAGCAGAGGCAGTATCCGGGAAAGGGACTCATACACCACTCCGATCGGGGTTCGCAGTACTGTAGCAAAGGCTATGTGGATATCCTACGCACCAACGGGATCGGGGTCAGCATGACCGAGAACGGGGATCCCTATGAGAATGCGATAGCCGAACGGGTGAACGGCATACTGAAGGCGGAGTTTGACCTCTACGCATCACAGAGTGGCCTGAGGGAGACCACAAGAAAGATCAGGGAGAACATCAGGGTATACAACAACCTAAGGCCCCACGCGAGCTGTGATTACCTCACACCTGAACAGGCACATATGAGGTCAGGTGCGCTGAGAAAGAGATGGAGACCGAAAAAATATCCAATAGTGCAGAAAGAGTTTGTATAG